Genomic segment of Triticum aestivum cultivar Chinese Spring chromosome 6A, IWGSC CS RefSeq v2.1, whole genome shotgun sequence:
GTTGTAGAATACATAGTCACCATTTATTTAGAGGTATACGTGCCTTGTTAAGATAGTCATTATCAATCTATAGGATGGTTGAAATATCGTGCCATGACATATATCTACAAAGATTATTAATCATTCATTACTATCTTCTGTCGATTAATGTTTTTGGCTATGCATTTCGACAATACATTTTGATGTTATGCTAATCAGTTTTGGGTTCATGTTAATAACTTGTATCGTGCAATGACACATACCATACCACATATATAGATTCATATCAGATCCTTATGTAATTCAAACAAGCATGTGTAGCATATACAAACATTTAttggcttagaaaagaaaatataatTTTATTAGGTCAATTAGTAACACGTTGAGTTTGTTGAGGTGGTTGAGTAACGGAGGACGAAAGAAAGGGCATAATGTGAAATTTTATGTGGTTTAAATGATGCATCAGAGAAAAGTGTTAATAAATTGGTATAGATGACTTGTAGATGACTTGTATTTGGCATAGATGACTTGTTTTTAAATGACCCTATTTGGCATAGATGACTTATATAAGCTGCCTGAATTTACAAGGCTTTATGTACTTCATGAATGTAGCAGTAACGTGTCCCTTCTCCAGTCTTGGATTCCGCCTACAAAATTGTTTACAAGGAGTTATATTAAATGGTATTCACTGATCGGATGCATCTGAATCAATATGCACAACAAGACCATACTCCTTGGTGTCTTCTGTGTATACATCAATACATATACTATTTATCCACACACCATGGATCATCGCATATATATTCATGTGGTCTAATAGACGTTTATTCAATAGCTACAGGCTGATGGTGATGAGCTGCTCCCTGCTGTTAGACAAGCCGGGCGCTGTTGGCCAGACCCAAATTACACCGGCTACAAGGACCCAACAGGCTTTGCTGGAGTCGAAGATGGCAAGGTCGAGGTAGGAGCTGCAGGGAGTAGGCAGAGTCGCAGAGGCAGGCAGCTAGCATGTGGGCACATCAAACAGAAGATGATGCGGTTGGCATTGATGGAGTAAGTGCCATTGCTCGCCAGTCCAGTGGAGCGCAGAAGGCGAGTGAGAAACGGGAGGGCAGCCTGGTTCTTCTTTCATGAAGAGCCGGCCGTGGCGAGTGCTTCGTCGAGGGAGCGTGTGCGTCACCGGCATCGGGCCGTTTGTGTTTTGCCGCTCCACTGAAAAGTAGAGATGAGAGGTTAGGCATTTAGCTAGGATAAAAAATATTCAATTTATTCACGTGTAAATAGCAGAATTTGGTATGCTTAATCTAAATCAAGGCATAGGAATtaggaagtgaattatatttgaaaATATGTACTACATACCAGTGATGCCCTGGACCGGGAGTAGCTGCCAGATCTTAGGGCGCCGGGCACTTGGAGCGAGCCAGGTTCCTCGTCCGCATAGTGGGAGAGCTAGGCCTCTGGCTGTAACCACGCCCGTGATGTGCGCAACCCAAGGAAGAGTAGGCGGAGGATGCTGTGGTCGTCAAGGAGGTGGGAGAGAAAGTGTCATCCCTGTGCCAGCACTTGCCGTCAGCCCCCGGACTCCTCGTTGCAGAGGATGCGACGGGTGGTCTGCAGTGAGCATCACATAGAGGTGCAGGGAGTGCGGCAACTTGGATGGGTGGGTGTCGCCGGTGTTGGGGGAAACAAGCGGTGGTCAGCTTGTTGGGTCACTACCAGTGGCTGCCACTCCACTGTAATATGTAAACAAAGGATGACTGGTTAGTGCTAAGCAGCAAAGAAATATGTTGAAGCAGAGTAGACGTGCCAAAATTAAACTAGAGATTATTTTTTTGTTctatggtactccctccgtaagctaatataaaaacatttagatcactactttagtaatctaaacgctcttatattaatttacagagggagtacaagattaGAATCAAATTTTTGCTACTTGCTCCTTGTATTTGGAGTAGTTAGAGATTATTCTGCGGTACAAGAAACGATACCCCATTGATGGCTCAGAGTATGCACGTCAAGCTGCTTGAGCTGTGACTCTGAAAGATCAGGTCATGGTGGCTGAGCTGCTGCATACTGGTGCTGCACACGCGGAAGACGTGGATAAGCCGCTTGGTGTAGGCTGCAGCCTGCAGGCGTGCACCAGCACTCATCGGCCCTAACAACGCACAGCATGGTGACAAGGGACGAGAACCAGCTCAGCCTTGGATTCCTCAACGCACGGCAGGTGCCTGCCAGTGAAGTGCGCCGTGGAGCGGGTGGGACGGGACAGGTGAGCGGGTtgtcgtcggcgtcgggggcggtgGGCATCATTGTTCGCCGGCCAGTTGCCACTCCACTCTGAAGTAAAGAGATCAGGCTGTTAACTAGCAATAGAATGTTTAACTCCAGAACTTGGTATACTGAATCTTCCTGATGCAATAAAATATCACAGGAAGTcaaaactgatacatactggcatCCATCCCGGAGTCCTCGGCATGGAGTAGAACGCCATTTTAAGTTTCAGAATGCTATTTGGCGTTGTTCCTCCATAGACACACTGGAGAAAATAGGTACTCTATCAGCGGGGTGCGGATTCTATGGGAATAACAGAAAAATGTTGTTGGCCCAAAGTAAAGCACCTAATTTGCTTCATGGTGGTGAATGGCCGAATTCTGAGTGCAACTGGTCCATCAATCTGCTTGGCAAATGGCAAGGCTTTCTTCTTTGAAGAATCCCAGGCGGATAAACCCCACGCAAAAGAAGACTTCGATGAAGATTGTACAGCCTATAGCCTATATCGTCCAGAGCAGCCATGATACACCTTGAATCATGAATTCTTCCAAGTTTAGGTCCACATGTTGAGAGGAAAAACCTGAATGACTAAACTAAGTTCACAAGTAACAGGTTAGTGTGATGGAAGTCCCAAAAGACAGCATATGAAACATTGGATCGCTCATTTGGATGGAAAGAATGGCTGACTGACTAACCATTGGAATTTGTGGTCAGATGCAGGAGCCATTAGCTTCGCAAAAATACCAAGACACGTTTCTCTGGATGGAGGAACTCTGTCTGAACCCAAATCTGCCAACTGCCACAGTTCAATTTTAGAAAATCCTACAAGATGATGAAATGATGCTTTACTGATATTTACCATTTTAGACTCCTCACCAGGTTGGCCCCAGACTCCTCAATACGGAGGAAGCGGTAGGCTACAGAGGGAGCAACAGACCGCGTCGAGCAACTTGTGGAAGAAGTGTGGCTACAGAGGGAGCAACATACCGGAATTGGGGAAACAGGTGACACTGAACTTGCCACAAGAGGCTGCCATTCCACTGTATTGTACAAATAGAGGACAGGTTGGCACTTGACATTTGGCAATAGAGAGACATGCTGAACAAAATAGACTTGTAAATACCGATTTGCTAAATAAACTATGTTTAGAACGGAACTGTTGCCACATACTACTACTTGTGTTTGTGGTAGTTTGCATGCCTACTTTAAATCAGGACAGCAAAACAACTACATCACCATGTAAGACAATTGCACTTCGAGACTTAACTGCGGAATTGGGTACATAAAAACACATCAAAAGCCATCGAAGCATATGAAATTAATGTCAAAACAAATGCATACCAACATAGTAGCCGAGTCCTGAACACATAATGTGATACCATGTCAAAGTTCAGAATACATGTTTGAATACTTGTTCTTCCGTACATACTGAATTAAAAAAACTGAATCAAGGCAATGATTCATGGGAAGAACAGAAAATATTGTTGCGTGCAGTAGAGCACCTTTGTTTGCTTCATGGTGAACTTGCTGACTTCTCTTGGCGCAATTACTCCACCATTGAGCTAGGAGAACAAAAGGAGCACAGAGATTATGCCGCCTATAGTCCAGAACAGAAATTATACACCTTGAATGAATGATTGAATCCTCCAGGTTGGGCTTCAGAAATTGAGACGAATGCCTGAATGATAAGCAAGTTCACATGCCAGTGTGATGCAAGTACCCCGGCATTTGGCAGATCGGATTGCCCATTTTGATGGAAAGATTGACCAACTAACCTTTGGAATTTGTGGTCAAATACAGGAGACAACAGTTCCTTCAAATTATCAAGACAATTGCTTTTGTTGCTGTTATCATCTCACTTGAGTTATGTCCTGAATGCCAAGCTGCCAAATGCCCATTCTTCTGACTGTTTCTAGTcctgaaaaaagaaaaacagaagattgCTGAATTTACCGCCTTTTCAATATTTCAGCTAGAAAGTTTTCACTTGATGAGTTCCTACAGAAGTGGAATCATGCATGCAGCTGTTACATGCAAATTCTAACATGCCATTCGAAAAATAAGTGCAATGTAATATGAGAGAAGAAAACTAGTAAAGCCTTATGTGGAATTTAGATCTGATTataaaaaaaaatctatgcacactgGTGCGAGGGGGTTGCAAAGAAGAAGTTATTTTCCTACAAGTTCAATTTCTAGACGCAGAAGCATGTGAATGGGCTACAAATTCTGTGTAAATTAACGAAGAAGCAATCCAAATGGCTGCATGCAGTGTGAACAAAAAAATGATCTAAAAAACATAAGTTGGTTTTTGGTACTTACCGGCAGATTGACTTGAATGTGTGAACCTATTCCTAATGCATCTAGCTCCACAACGCTGACAGGATACATCTACCAGCCCACAATTAATTGAAACATGCAGACCGTCAGGTTTCAGAAGGTACATAAATGGGGAGGCATCACCTCAAATTAAGACTGGAGGCGGGTTACGTGCATGTTTCTTAAGAAGTCTATCTAGAAGTCAGAAGAATATTACCAGTGCATTAATGCACAAGAGAGCAAGGCATTCCTACAGAAACAACTTGAGCCTTCGTAAAAGAGCATCTGACCAgttgaaaacaaaataaaaaaggaACATAATCCCAATAAATGGAACCCAGGGACCATATTCTTCTCCATTCTGAGTTCTGCTCAAGTCTCAAATGAATAGAAGCAAGTGCCTGGATGATAAATATTTACCTGTTGCCCACTTGTCAATCGAGAAATAAGATGATGAGGTTCATGGCGAGAATGAAGACAAATCAATATCTTCTCCTTGACCCTACACCTGCTACTCTTGACCTTTGCCATTCCATTACCTATTATAGTTGAACTCATTGTCCAGGTCATCAAcgtcttcttcctcatctccctgAAATCATCTGCTTGAATTCAGGGGCCACCTAAACTTTTTAAGCAAGTGCTGTACACATCAAATTAATTATCATGATTTATAAGCAGTCACAAAACTAACAGAATACGATGAGGATGAGTGAAATTTTATATATTGAGAAACAAGCATACCGACTAGTATGCTACAACTTTGGCTCGTATAAAGCAAGCACAAAGCACAGAATTCCATGTCTTATTTTCAGACACACATCACATAACAAATCGACAGGTTGCATCTATAGAAACAAACCTTTCAGCctcttgcattgtcttcactgggGACATCATTGGTTCCTTTCCTTGCGTTCGTATCACAACAAGGGCGGCATACAGGGAAGGCACGCTCATTACAGGCGACAATGACGCCACCGTTGGCTGGAACGCCTAATGTGTGTCCCCATATATTTGGCGGACCTGCTGCCCACTCGCGCCTTTTGCCTGCTGCTTACCCCGCACCGCATCAGTAAGATAAAAACAAGGTCAGCACACACCTTTTTTTTGTGAATTGAGTAATGAGTGTGCAGAATGTGCTCATGCATGTTATTTCCTTTTTTTAAAGATAGTTACAACAGATGTATTTCTTCTCATGACGGTTTTACTGGCGTGAATTGCCTTTATTAGATACGCCATACTATAATTCAGGTGTTGTGGCATGAAATATGCATCGCATGACTGTAGACAGACCATGCGACAAACGTGGTAAAAGCAATCTGAAATTGACAAAAAAAAACATGACTCTAGACAGTATGCATACGAAATAAGGCAAGAGGGAAATCATGCCAATTGAGCAAGCACAGAAAAAACTCATCTGACTTGTATTTTTTGAGAAATCATCAAATATTTCTGAACCCCACAAGCCCACAACCATGGACGGACAAATCCGGGAAATCTACAAGCCCAACGCATAAAAAATTCATAAGAATTCAGGGGAATGTGAGGCGCTGTTGCACCTCCTAACATGGTGACCTAGATCCACCGACGCGCGCGCAGAACAGATCGGATGGCCGCCAACGTTCCGCTCCAGCGCCGCCGCGACGGGCGGGAGAGAGAGGCAGGAAACCCTGAGATCTGAGAGGGAGCGGCAAAGATTCCCACCATTTCCAGATCCCCTGCGCATGGGTTCTCTCTCGCTGCTCCTCCCTAGTTTCATTCAGTCTGATACAGGTTACTCTGCAATCAAAAGCATGTTAGCCTGTAAGTTCTCAGAAGCAAAGACATATGAGGAGGCATCATCTCAAATTAAGACCTCCTGCGTGGGTTACATACCTTGTACTTGTACCAAAAACGATGGGTCTCTTCCTCTCAATTTCTTGGCTTGCTTAGTTAGCTTCGGACTGCAAAACCATACTTGAAGCTTGTCCAGTGAAGCTGGGAAGCCCTCCTTGGGCGGCAGGCGGCGGATTTTCTTACAACCGTATATATGTAGTGTCTTGAGAGAAGAAAGGAAAGGTAACCCTTGAGGGAGGGACCGAAGATTTCCGCAATATCGAAATTCCAAATGTTGGAGGGAGGTGAGGAGGTGAAGCACTTGCTCTTGCACTTCTGTGAAGGTTCTCTCTCGTTGATCATCGCAGAACTTCAATGTGTGGAGGGTAGCGGCAAGGTGACTGCAAATGGGAGCAGTAAGCACTGCCGAGATGCTATCCACCATAAATTCTTCCAGCTGGAAAGAATCTGCATGCATCAATTTGTTCCTTACAATCTCTGAGAGCAGACCCCCTGCTATAGAGTTCTTCTCTTGACTCAAATACATAGCATTTACAGTCAATTTCTTGAGGTTGACTGTGATATGCAGATTGAACCCATCCATTGTTAGTTCTTTACAACCTATCAGCCTTAGACTTGTGAGAGACGTGAGGTTTGAGAGCAGACCCATTGACTGCATACTTGGCTCCAAGGAAATATCAAGTTCTCTGAGGGAAGTAGGGAAAGGTTTGATGGCATGAGCTCCTCCACCTACTTCTCCCTCGTGCCACCGAGAGAACAACTTCCCACAGCTGAATCCTGTAAATGATTGGAGCATCCTGAGGCTCGAGAGTCCTCCATCCTCCCCAAGCAGAAGTTCAAGTTCCTTACACTCTTTGATAGTAAATTGGGAAACAGCTGGGAAACACTTCAACATCTTTGAAAACAATTCACTAGTAATACATAACTCCTCTATGACAAGATTCTGAACTGAACAGAGGACAAGGTTGTCTTCCAATTCCATAGAGAACATGCGGTCACATTTCTTAAAATGTACACTCGTCAATGAGTTTACTCTTTGGAGGTCTAAAAATGAAATATGCGACACATCTGTAATTTTCATAACCTCTACTTTATCCATATTGTGGAAGGCCAAAGCACCGCAATGCCCTTCAATAGTGAAATCATTTCCAGTGTATCGCATAACTGAGCTAGCATTCCTCAAACACATATTTGTTAGTGTAGTGCTGTGAGGCATGGGAGGGAACTGAGATAACTCGGGACAATTATCAATATCAAGACTGCGTAGGTTGGTAAATAAGTCAGAACCCTCCAAGAAGGGGAACCAGCAGAGAAGGGGACAATCTCCCAACTTGATCCTTTCAAGCCTTGAAAACAGATGGCTATTAGGTTCCCCGACCCACTTGACAAGTTCTGGCATACAACCAAACTCAATTCTCTTCAGGTGCATGAAACTTCTCTCTGTAACACCACTAAAGCCAGGTCCAAACACGTGCATCCCAACAATATTCTTCAAAGTGAGACTGCTGAGGTGCGGTAGCTGATCAAAAGGTGGAAAAGTAACCCAAGATAGGCCCTCTAGATGGAGAGCTTCCAGCCTTTTTGTGCTAATGTCACCACACAACCATCTAGGACAAGGGCCAACACCAGGATTTACAATGCTAAGCACCTTAAGATTAGGGTGTGGTTGAAGACCATCAAGAACATCATCATATATCGTTTGGTGATCTGTACTCCAAACTAATTCCAGCACTTTCAAATTCCTTTTATTTTTCAGTTCAGCAGAACTAGCCTCTGCTTTGGACGCCACAGTTTCAAGATTACGTATGCAGAGTTCTCCTCCTAGCTCTCCCAATTCCCCAAGCTCTCTCAATTTAAACCCATCACCCTCTTTCCTAACATAGAACTCCTTTAGCTCCTGTAAACACTTCATCTTCCCAACATTGGGGATATTGGAATGGAGTTCTTTGGTGGAATGGAAATGACGTAAGTTCTCAAGGTGGCAAATGTCTTTGGGCAATATTTCACTTCCATACCAATATAGGAGGTCCAAAAATTTCAAGTGGTAAAATCTAGACAGTGTGCTAGGTAATGTCATTTCTTTTGAGCCATATGGTGAACTAATTTTAAGGTACCGGAGGTGGATAAGTTTCGAAAAGCTCTTGGGCAAGGATTTCGGAGTGTTCATTGATATAAATAATACTCGgagagcctttatttcttcaaATGCATCTTTGAAAACGCTAGCTAGTCTTGCATCATGTGACCCAAAAATCATCAAAGTTCGCAAACTTCTAACGGCTATCGTGCCCTTCAATATTTCCATTTTTTTCACAaaagtttcatcatatatattcTCTATGGTGATTGATAAGTGTTGAATCGATTGTGGAATGTCTTTGACACTAAAACTTGAACTACTTATATTGACACATTCTCGTGATGAAACATTCCTGGATAGTTCATGCAATAAATCATGCATCACATAGTATTGATCACCTGGCCAATCAGATTTCTTCATGAGAAAACCATTGTCTACAAGTTCATCTAAGTAATTTTTATCTTTTGACAGGATACCTATCGCGCTCCAAAATCTAGTAATTTCTAAATATCTAAACTTATAGTCTTCCGGGAAGAGTGCACAATAtgaaaaacattttttttgaatgaaaGGAAGGTAATCATAGCTAATTTTCAAAGATGGCATAATATCACCATCATTCTTTGAATTTTTCCACTCATTATTTTCAAGAACTCCAACCCAATATTCcctagaaatgtttttcttcaataaaCGACCAACTGTATTGGCTGCTAGGGGCGAACCCTTTAGTTTCTTTGCAATATCTCTTGCGAGATTAATTAAGTCTTCTTTGTAATGCCTGGGTTTGCTATGACCAAATATACATGCCTCAAAGAACTCGAAGAAGTCATCAGGCTCCAAGCCATGCAATTCTACTGGATCAGTTGTTTTCACCGAATGTGCTGTAGATGGAAACCGAGTTGTGGCGAGAACCACACTGCCCTTGGTTTCCCCTTTTGTGAAGGGAGCTAATAGGTATTTCCAATCAGCTTCACTACTGAATTTCCAAATGTCGTCCAGGACAATTAAAAACCTTTTGGACTTCAGTCTCTCTGCAATGGATTTTTGAAGCTGGTCTAAACTGGCTGTTTCAACTGTAcagttgtgtttttctttttcaatTGCAGGTATGCATCGAAGGATTTGCCGAGTGAGGTCTAGCACACGAAACTCGGTTGACACACATACCCAGACCTTGACAGTGAAGTGTTGCTCAACCCTTTTATCATTATACAAGTGTTGGGTGAATGTTGTCTTTCCCATACCTCCAGGGCCAACAAAAGGTAGAACAGAAAGGATTTCACCAAGATGTGTGTCACTGGTGAGTGCATTTACAGTTTGGTCAAAAATGGCACCCCTCCCATATAGTTTATCCTCTGTAATTGTTGAACCTGTTTGAGGCCGCGTGATAGCTCTGTTATTATTTGGGATTTTATTCAGCAAGTCAGAGACAGGATCACATAGGTTGTGTATGCTCTCTATCACTGACTTGATTTTGTTGGACATGGCAACTCTATCGAATTTCAACTTCGAAACATAGCCGCCATCATCATGTtgtgaagacgaggaagaaaagGGTGCAAGCCAGTTACCGATGGTGCGACGAGCAGCATGGCGACTATGGCGAGCATGAGCACGGAGGCTATCACCAAGCTTCGCGGCTGCCTTGTTGGTGCCGTCCAACTTGTCCTGGATCATGAAGTAGTGGAGCTCATCCAAGGCGTCCTCAGCCTCATCAGCCTTCTTGCTCAGGCCCTCCAGCAAGCTCTGCAGGCCAGGGTTGCTGCTCACGTCCTTCTCCTGGGCCGCGTGCAGCAGCCCTTGCATGTACTGGAGCTTGTATCTAATCTGCTCGGAGTTGATGCCGAGATCGGAGCTGGCCACATATGCAGCCACCAAGTCATCGGACAGCTTATTCAGCACCTTGCCGACGAGCCAGCTTGCTGTGCCGATAGCCATCTCCATCTTCTCTGACGATCGTATGGCCACGCCCGCGTGTGCCTCGGTAATTGGTGTGTGTGGTGGGTGTATGGAGGGTCTACCATGAAAGAGAGTATGCAATGTGCACGCACTTTGGAAGAGGCAGTGATGAGTCCTCGTTTTATAGTGTTGGTGCTCATATTCCAGTCAAATTAGGCTAGCTATACAAGACAGGTACCATTGGAGACCAGTCCATGTTAAGGTAGTGGCAGCTAGAAGGAACAAAAATGTCTCTTTCTTCCTGAGCTGGAGGAAGAAATCGGTGGCTTGGTACAGTCGGCAGCCAAACCTTGAAAGGATGCATGCTTATTTCTTGAAGATAAGGTGCTGCTCACTCAGTGACCTCTCCTTCGCTCGTTGTTGATAAGAAGATAGCTACCGCATGAATGACATGGTGAAGCAGGCAAGCAGTAATTAAGCAGGATGACGTTTCCTAGGCTAGATCAAAGCTTGAACTACGAGCAGCTAGTCGATTATTGTGCATTAATAGAGCAACAACAACTATAGTGGACCTCGTGTGGAAGATGCCTAgcttgatgatgatggcttcgtctTGTGGCCAGCCAGCGGTGGTCTTGTCATATTCAAGCTAGTTGGGCAGATTCTTCTTGCCAAATGTTCACTAGACCAAGTAGGGTTCAGCGACACTGACAGTAGCTCGGCAGGTTCCTCCACTATAATTTCCACAGGGCCAAGTGGGGTTCAGTGATCCAAAAGGAAAGGATTTGATTTGACGATTCTTCGCCGTGAACTTGAGGGTTCGAGGAGGCAACCAACAGGCTGAGCCACAGAATTCTTACAAAAAAATGACTAGAAGAGATCGATGCATGTTAGTGTAAGGTTTAAGCGTTCCTACTCCTCAACGAGGAGCCGCGTCGGTATTTATTGATATGAAGCAGAAACAGCCTTGCCATGGCGTACAAGGATAGAAGCCCGATCGCTAGGATTCAGGTCGTTACACGTTGTCGCTAGGAGAAGAGATAGATACGGGAGAGATACAAAAGAGATTACAATTGGTATTTATCTCtaattctaacaccctcccttaatctcaactatcctacATTAAGATTTCTCTTGAACTCTTCAAAAGGTTTGCTTGGTAGAGCTTTAGTAAAACCATCTGCAACCTGATCTTTGGAGGGAATAAACCGTATGTCCAACTTCTTCTCTGCAACCCTTTCTCGCACAAAATGAAAATCAATCTCAATATGTGGCACACTGAATTCGCAGAGAGATAGGTGGCTCCCAAGTTATCACACCACAAACATGACACACGATGATGTTTAATTCCCAACTCACTAAGCAATGATTCCAACCAAATGATCTCAGCAGTTGCATTGGCTAGTGACTTGTATTCAGCTTCAGTACTTGACCTTGACACTGTAGCTTGTTTTATGGCACTCCAGGAAATaaggttagagccaaagaatactgcaaatCCTCCAGTTGACTTTCTGTCATCActgcatcctgcccagtcagcatcagagaaagCACTAACGAGGGTGGAATTAGAACGTCTGAACTGAAGGCCTAAGCTCACAGTATGTTTTATATACCATACAATTCTTTTAACAGCTGTCCAATGTACAGTAGTAGGTGCATGTAGATACTGACAAACCTTGTTAACGGCAAATGATATATCTGGCCTTGTCAATGTTAAATACTGTAGAGCACCTACTGCACTTCTGTACCTTGTGATTTCTTCATCTTTACGTGGCTCTCCTTCAAAGGCTGAAAGTTTTCTGAAGAAGACAATGGTGTAGGTGAAGGCTTGCAATCCTTCATCCCCATGTGAACTAGAAGTTCAGTGGCATATTTCTCTTGATTAAGTACTATGCCATCTTGAATCTTCTTGACTTCAATGCCTAGAAAGAAGTGAAGATCACCAAGGTCCTTTAAAGCAAACTCTGAACTCAGGTCATGCAAGAGAGCATTAGTGGCACtttgtgaagaacttgcaactataatgtcatcaacatatatatcAATACAAATATAACTATGTTTGCCTTGCTATAAATGAAAAGTGAAGTATCAGCTTTAGACGCAGCAAAACCCAAACGCCTTAACTAAGAGCTTAACCTTGAGTACCATGCTTTCGGTGCTTGTTTCAAACCATAAAGTGCCTTGTCAAGTTTGCAAACGTGGTGAGGTGCCTTCTTTTCTGcatacccaggtggttgtctcatgtaaacctcctcttcgAGAACACCATGTAAAAatgcgttctgaacatctagctgtctcaAGCTCCATCCCCTGGAAACAACAATAGCTAGCATGAGCCTAATAGTTGCAGCTTTAACAACGGGActaaatgtatcttcatagtctaagcCATAACGTTGCTTAAAACCCTTTGCAACTAACCATGCTTTATACCTGTCAATTGAGCCATCTGCCTTCTTCTTTATTCTGTAAACCCACTTACAATCAATAATGTTTTTATCTCTTGGCTCAGGTACAAGATGCCATGTCTTGTTTCTCATAAGTGCCATGTATTCTTCATCCATTGCATTTTTCCACTTTGGATCTTCAAATGCATCCTCTAATTTTGTGGGTTCTCCTGTAACACACAACATGCCATATTGTATAGTCCCATCAGTTCTAATCTTTGGATTTCGTATACCTTTTTGTAGCCGAGTCATAACAAGTGGAGCTGGCTGCGGTGAAACATGGCGTGCAATCTGTTGTACAGAAGATGGTGTAGAGGCTTCAGCCGCAGAAGATCCTGGTGAAAAACTGGACCCGCTTTGCACAGAAGATCCTGTAGCCTGCGGTGTGACTGAAAGAGTCGCTGCATCCAGCCTGGTGCCCGTAGAAGATCCCGGGGAGCTGCCCTGCACATGCGCGGGGGGCTGCGATCCCACACCAGACACGCCTGCCGACGCGGTTTCTGCCGCTGTCGCTGTCGAGGCCCCGCGCGTGGGACGCGGGATGGCACCTGACTTGGCACCCACTGATTGATGCGAATCAACTCTGCCTGGCGTAAAATCCCGAGCGTATCTCCGCGTGTGATCCAAGGAGAACTGGCGCACAGGAGTTCCAGGAGACAGCAGATCTCCCTCATGTTCCGCGCCAACTTCGCCCAGTTCTCGCACATGAAATATTGGATCATTTTCTTCAAAAATTTGATCATTTTCTGCATCGTTTTCTGTATCTTCTTCGGCTGCATTTGCTGCATGACCCTGCACATCAGTAGACACAGTACAAGTGCTAGTAGGATTATCAGTTGGGTTAGCACAATCATCGCCCCCATGATCAAAATTTTGGAGATTTGACGGAAGGGGTAGAATTTCTTTTCTAAGGAGGGCTCCGGCATTTGGATGAAGTTATTCAAAAGGAAATACTGATTCATCAAATACAACATCTCGTGATATATAAACCCTTCC
This window contains:
- the LOC123129144 gene encoding putative disease resistance protein RGA4 — translated: MEMAIGTASWLVGKVLNKLSDDLVAAYVASSDLGINSEQIRYKLQYMQGLLHAAQEKDVSSNPGLQSLLEGLSKKADEAEDALDELHYFMIQDKLDGTNKAAAKLGDSLRAHARHSRHAARRTIGNWLAPFSSSSSQHDDGGYVSKLKFDRVAMSNKIKSVIESIHNLCDPVSDLLNKIPNNNRAITRPQTGSTITEDKLYGRGAIFDQTVNALTSDTHLGEILSVLPFVGPGGMGKTTFTQHLYNDKRVEQHFTVKVWVCVSTEFRVLDLTRQILRCIPAIEKEKHNCTVETASLDQLQKSIAERLKSKRFLIVLDDIWKFSSEADWKYLLAPFTKGETKGSVVLATTRFPSTAHSVKTTDPVELHGLEPDDFFEFFEACIFGHSKPRHYKEDLINLARDIAKKLKGSPLAANTVGRLLKKNISREYWVGVLENNEWKNSKNDGDIMPSLKISYDYLPFIQKKCFSYCALFPEDYKFRYLEITRFWSAIGILSKDKNYLDELVDNGFLMKKSDWPGDQYYVMHDLLHELSRNVSSRECVNISSSSFSVKDIPQSIQHLSITIENIYDETFVKKMEILKGTIAVRSLRTLMIFGSHDARLASVFKDAFEEIKALRVLFISMNTPKSLPKSFSKLIHLRYLKISSPYGSKEMTLPSTLSRFYHLKFLDLLYWYGSEILPKDICHLENLRHFHSTKELHSNIPNVGKMKCLQELKEFYVRKEGDGFKLRELGELGELGGELCIRNLETVASKAEASSAELKNKRNLKVLELVWSTDHQTIYDDVLDGLQPHPNLKVLSIVNPGVGPCPRWLCGDISTKRLEALHLEGLSWVTFPPFDQLPHLSSLTLKNIVGMHVFGPGFSGVTERSFMHLKRIEFGCMPELVKWVGEPNSHLFSRLERIKLGDCPLLCWFPFLEGSDLFTNLRSLDIDNCPELSQFPPMPHSTTLTNMCLRNASSVMRYTGNDFTIEGHCGALAFHNMDKVEVMKITDVSHISFLDLQRVNSLTSVHFKKCDRMFSMELEDNLVLCSVQNLVIEELCITSELFSKMLKCFPAVSQFTIKECKELELLLGEDGGLSSLRMLQSFTGFSCGKLFSRWHEGEVGGGAHAIKPFPTSLRELDISLEPSMQSMGLLSNLTSLTSLRLIGCKELTMDGFNLHITVNLKKLTVNAMYLSQEKNSIAGGLLSEIVRNKLMHADSFQLEEFMVDSISAVLTAPICSHLAATLHTLKFCDDQRERTFTEVQEQVLHLLTSLQHLEFRYCGNLRSLPQGLPFLSSLKTLHIYGCKKIRRLPPKEGFPASLDKLQVWFCSPKLTKQAKKLRGRDPSFLVQVQE